CTCTTCCAGGAACATCACGTCGTTGGAGGTCCGGTTGCCATAGACCAGGGTGAGCCGGCTGGCGGGCTCGGTGCGCAGGATCGAGGCGACGATCGAGAGCACCGGTGTGATTCCCGAGCCGGCGGCCAGGCAGCTGACATGGCGCTCGTTGTCCGGCGACACCAGGGTGCCGAACCGGCCGGCCGGGGTCATCACCTCGATCGCGTCACCGGGTCGCAGATCGCCGGTGAGCCAGCCGGAGAACAGCCCGCTGGCGATCCGCTTGACCCCGATCCGTAGCTCGCCGCGCTCGGTCAGATCCGCGGGCGTCGAGCAGATCGAGTAGGTCCGGCGCTCCTCCTGGCCGGCTGTCGCGCCAGCGCCGTCGGTCCTCCGGCGCAGGGTCAGGTGCTGGCCCGGCGTGAAGGCGTACTCCGGGCGCAGCTCGGCCGGCACCGTGAAATGCACCGCGCAGGCCTCGGCGGTCAGCGGTTCGACGCGAGCGACGGTGAGGGGATGAAAGCCGCTCACAGCGATTTGAATTCGTCGAACGGCTCGGCGCAGCCGCGGCAACGGCGCAGGGACTTGCACGGCGTGGAACCGAACTGGCTGACCAGCTCGGTGTCAGCCGATCCGCAGCGCGGGCAGCGGACGGCCTCGGCCGGCTCCATGGCAGCGCGGGTGGCGGGCCTGCTGCCGAGCTGCACCGCGACTGGCCCGGTTCGGGTGGGCCGCGGCGGAGCGATGCCGTAGTCGCGCAGCTTGGCCTTGCCGTCCTCGGTGATCCAGTCGGTGGTCCAGGCCGGCGCCAGCTCGATGACCACCCGGGTCCGCGGATCGACCTTGCGGGTCTGGTCCAGCACGTCCTGGCGGATCGCCTCGGTCGCGGGGCAACCGGAGTAGGTCGGGGTCAGCACCACCTCGGGCAGGCCGTCCGCGGCGAACCGGACGTCGCGCAGGATGCCCAGATCAGCGATGGTCAGCACCGGTATCTCAGGGTCGGGGACCTCCGCGGCGGCCAGTCGCAGCGCCGCCAGCCGTTCCAAGGCGGAGTCGGTCGTGCCTGTCTCAACGGTGGTCACCACTGAGCTCCCGGGTGGGATCGGTGCAGGTGCTGCATCTCGGCCAGCAGGAAACCGAAGCCCTCGGTGTGCAGGCCGGTGCGCCCGCCCGATGGTTTCCAGTTATCGGCCGGCAGGCTCAGCGTCGCCTCGGTCAGGACGGCCTGGACCGCGGCGAACCAGGCCGGGCGCACACCGGAGGGCAGCGGGCCGACCCCGAGGTCGGCGATCCGGCGGGCCAGCTCGTCGTCGGCGAACAGCTCATGGGTGAACGGCCAGACCGTCTCGAGCGCGTCCTGGCTGCGCTGGTGGCTGACCTCGGTGCCGTCGCCCAGCCGGATCACCCAGGCGCTGGCATGGTCGATGTGATAGGCCACCTCTTTGACGGCCTTGGCGGCGATCGCGGCCAGCTGGGCGTCCTGGGAGGACTGCAGATCGCGATAGAGCTCGTACTGGTAGCAGGAGAACAGCAGCTGCCGGATCATGGTGGTGGCGAAGTTGCCGTTCTCGAGCTCGGTCAGCTGCAGGTTGGTGAACTGGCGTTCCTCACGCAGGTAGGCCAGGTCGTCCTCGGAGCGGCCGCTGAACGAGCCGCCGTAGGCAAGCAGCGTGCGGGCCTGGCCGAGCAGGTCGAGCGCGATGTTGGCCAGCGCCAGATCCTCTTCGATCTGGGGAGAATGGGCCGACCACTCCGACAGCCGGTGCGACAGGATCAGCGCGTCGTCGCCGAGCTGGATCGCGTACGCCGCGATGTCAGCGTTGGCCGGGGCGGTTGTCTGCGTCGGGTCAGCCATTCGATGCTCGCTCATAGGTGCTCGACCCCGTCGGGGATCTCATAGAACGTCGGATGCCGGTAGGGCTTGTCGGCCGACGGCTCGAAGAAGGCGTCCTTCTCCTCCGGCGAGCTGGCGGTGATGTCGGCCGAGGGCACTACCCAGATCGAGACGCCCTCGTTGCGGCGGGTGTACAGGTCGCGGGCGTTCTGCAGCGCCAGCGTCGCGTCCGCGGCATGCAGCGAGCCGACGTGGACGTGGTTGGTGCCGCGGGCGGGCCGCACGAACACCTCCCACAGCGGGCTGGGCGGGGTGCTCACGCTGCCGCCGTCACCGCGGCTGCCTGCTTCTTGGCCGCGTACGCGGCGGCGGCCTCGCGCACCCAGGCGCCGTCCTCGTGGGCCTGCCGGCGGGTGGCGATCCGCTGCCGGTTGCACGGGCCGTTGCCCTTGAGCACCTCCTGGAACTCGGTCCAGTCGATGACCCCGAAGTCGTAGTGCCCGCGCTCGGCGTTGAAGACCAGATCGGGGTCGGGAAGCGTCAGCCCCAGCGTCTCGGCCTGCGGAACGCAGATGTCGACGAACCGTTGGCGCAGCTCGTCGTTGGAGAACCGCTTGATTCCCCACGCCGTGGACTGGGCGGAGTTGGGGGAGTCGTCATCGGGCGGGCCGAACATCATCAGCGAGGGCCACCACCACCGGTTGACCGCGTCCTGGGCCATCTCGTGCTGCTCGGGGGTGCCGCGGGACAGGTGCAGCAGCGACTCGAAGCCCTGCCGCTGGTGGAAGGACTCCTCCTTGCAGATCCGGATCATGGCGCGGGCGTAGGGACCGTAGGAGCACCGGGTGAGCGGGACCTGGTTGGTGATGGCGGCGCCGTCGACCAGCCAGCCGATCGCGGCCACGTCGGCCCAGGTGGGCGTGGGGTAGTTGAAGATCGAGGAGTAGCGCTGCCGGCCGGCGTGCAGCAGGTCCAGCATCTCTTCGCGGCTCATGCCCAGGGTCTCAGCGGCCGAGTACAGGTACAGGCCGTGGCCGGCCTCGTCCTGCACCTTGGCCAGCAGGATCGCCTTGCGGCGCAGTGAGGGCGCCCGGGTGATCCAGTTGCCCTCCGGCTGCATGCCGATGATCTCGGAGTGGGCGTGCTGGGCGATCTGGCGGATCAGGGTCTTGCGGTAGCCCTCAGGCATCCAGTCGCGCGGCTCGACCCGGCCGTCGGAGGCGATCAGTTGCTGGAAACCTGCCTCCAGGTCGGACTGCCGCGCCG
The nucleotide sequence above comes from Jatrophihabitans sp.. Encoded proteins:
- the paaD gene encoding 1,2-phenylacetyl-CoA epoxidase subunit PaaD: MTTVETGTTDSALERLAALRLAAAEVPDPEIPVLTIADLGILRDVRFAADGLPEVVLTPTYSGCPATEAIRQDVLDQTRKVDPRTRVVIELAPAWTTDWITEDGKAKLRDYGIAPPRPTRTGPVAVQLGSRPATRAAMEPAEAVRCPRCGSADTELVSQFGSTPCKSLRRCRGCAEPFDEFKSL
- the paaC gene encoding 1,2-phenylacetyl-CoA epoxidase subunit PaaC yields the protein MADPTQTTAPANADIAAYAIQLGDDALILSHRLSEWSAHSPQIEEDLALANIALDLLGQARTLLAYGGSFSGRSEDDLAYLREERQFTNLQLTELENGNFATTMIRQLLFSCYQYELYRDLQSSQDAQLAAIAAKAVKEVAYHIDHASAWVIRLGDGTEVSHQRSQDALETVWPFTHELFADDELARRIADLGVGPLPSGVRPAWFAAVQAVLTEATLSLPADNWKPSGGRTGLHTEGFGFLLAEMQHLHRSHPGAQW
- the paaB gene encoding 1,2-phenylacetyl-CoA epoxidase subunit PaaB; its protein translation is MSTPPSPLWEVFVRPARGTNHVHVGSLHAADATLALQNARDLYTRRNEGVSIWVVPSADITASSPEEKDAFFEPSADKPYRHPTFYEIPDGVEHL
- the paaA gene encoding 1,2-phenylacetyl-CoA epoxidase subunit PaaA; amino-acid sequence: MDAAVQNTTSQDATSQDATARQSDLEAGFQQLIASDGRVEPRDWMPEGYRKTLIRQIAQHAHSEIIGMQPEGNWITRAPSLRRKAILLAKVQDEAGHGLYLYSAAETLGMSREEMLDLLHAGRQRYSSIFNYPTPTWADVAAIGWLVDGAAITNQVPLTRCSYGPYARAMIRICKEESFHQRQGFESLLHLSRGTPEQHEMAQDAVNRWWWPSLMMFGPPDDDSPNSAQSTAWGIKRFSNDELRQRFVDICVPQAETLGLTLPDPDLVFNAERGHYDFGVIDWTEFQEVLKGNGPCNRQRIATRRQAHEDGAWVREAAAAYAAKKQAAAVTAAA